The following coding sequences lie in one Pseudarthrobacter phenanthrenivorans Sphe3 genomic window:
- a CDS encoding carboxymuconolactone decarboxylase family protein — MTILRMTPEAEATGLIAEIYEADRHSLGYVPSHTKAMSLNPEAFLAWESLTKAISSSLGLRRYELVTLAAAQAIGSSHCRLAHGKKTLKIIGEKQLHAIAKDFHNAGLSEAEVAMMDYAVKLSTDVATMTDADAQRLRDAGFSDREIVDITMAAAARNFFSRALLAMGVELDVPEGISEELQSALLTPLFPMRVPGVGGALSR, encoded by the coding sequence ATGACAATCCTGAGAATGACACCCGAAGCTGAAGCCACCGGCCTTATCGCCGAAATCTACGAAGCCGACCGGCATTCACTTGGCTACGTGCCGAGCCACACCAAGGCCATGAGTCTGAACCCAGAGGCGTTCCTTGCCTGGGAATCACTGACCAAGGCGATCAGCAGCTCTCTCGGTCTACGCCGCTACGAGCTTGTGACCTTGGCCGCCGCCCAGGCTATCGGCTCGTCGCACTGCCGGCTTGCCCACGGGAAGAAGACCCTCAAGATCATCGGCGAAAAGCAGCTGCACGCCATCGCCAAAGACTTTCACAACGCGGGGTTGTCGGAGGCTGAGGTGGCCATGATGGATTACGCCGTCAAGCTAAGCACCGACGTGGCCACCATGACGGACGCGGACGCCCAGCGACTGCGCGACGCCGGCTTCAGTGACCGTGAAATCGTCGACATCACCATGGCCGCGGCGGCCCGGAACTTCTTCAGCCGCGCCCTGCTGGCCATGGGTGTGGAACTCGACGTACCCGAGGGGATCAGCGAGGAACTGCAGAGCGCGCTGCTGACACCCTTGTTCCCGATGCGGGTTCCCGGAGTGGGCGGCGCCCTCAGCCGGTGA
- a CDS encoding gluconokinase — translation MSQLPALVVMGVSGCGKSTVGSLLGERLGVPFFDGDDFHPPANKAKMAAGIPLNDDDRAPWLTEIGMALVSPAGEAGSSVIACSALKRSYRDLLRSFAPDTVFIHLTGDAATISDRLSSREHEYMPGSLLASQLATLEPLEPDEPHIAMDIREDPESLVNRLVRHLVDLPSKVRIS, via the coding sequence ATGAGCCAGCTGCCGGCCCTGGTGGTAATGGGCGTTTCGGGGTGCGGAAAGTCAACTGTGGGTTCCCTGTTGGGGGAGAGGCTGGGGGTTCCGTTCTTCGACGGCGATGACTTCCACCCGCCCGCCAACAAGGCCAAAATGGCCGCCGGAATTCCCTTGAACGACGACGACAGGGCGCCCTGGCTTACTGAAATCGGTATGGCGCTGGTGAGCCCTGCCGGGGAAGCAGGCTCCAGCGTCATCGCCTGCTCCGCGCTCAAGCGCAGTTACCGGGACCTCCTGCGCAGCTTCGCCCCCGATACGGTGTTCATTCATCTCACCGGCGACGCAGCAACCATTTCAGACCGGTTGAGCAGCAGGGAACACGAGTACATGCCGGGCAGCCTGCTCGCCTCCCAGCTGGCAACCCTCGAACCGCTCGAACCCGATGAGCCGCACATTGCCATGGACATCCGAGAGGACCCGGAATCACTGGTGAACCGACTTGTTCGCCACTTGGTCGACTTGCCAAGCAAGGTGCGCATTTCTTGA
- a CDS encoding RBBP9/YdeN family alpha/beta hydrolase: MSDKTTDRLSHSLQRVIIVHGYEAAPDAHWFPWLQNTLEAEGVRVTAVPLPDPDAPEVTGWENAVGAALGVPDAGTVIVAHSLGAITALRVLAGLSEVWELGGIVLVAGFVEPLESLPELDRYLSMGVDVERLAQSIRSRTVIRSETDPFVPPAASDELAKRLDAQVQVHPEAGHFMAKDGVTRFPAVLDLLRSR; this comes from the coding sequence ATGAGCGATAAAACCACCGACCGCCTGTCTCATTCCCTTCAGCGCGTCATCATTGTCCACGGATACGAGGCGGCGCCGGACGCCCACTGGTTCCCTTGGCTCCAAAACACCCTGGAGGCTGAAGGCGTCCGCGTCACTGCCGTTCCCCTCCCGGATCCAGACGCCCCGGAAGTGACAGGATGGGAGAACGCTGTCGGTGCAGCACTCGGGGTACCGGACGCGGGAACGGTGATAGTTGCGCATTCCCTCGGTGCAATCACCGCTCTGCGCGTGCTGGCCGGCCTTTCGGAGGTGTGGGAGTTGGGCGGCATTGTCTTGGTGGCCGGGTTCGTTGAGCCACTGGAGTCATTGCCGGAACTGGACCGTTACCTTTCAATGGGAGTTGACGTAGAACGCTTGGCCCAAAGCATTCGATCACGAACCGTGATCCGGTCTGAAACGGATCCCTTTGTTCCGCCCGCAGCCTCGGATGAGCTCGCTAAACGCCTCGACGCGCAGGTACAAGTCCACCCGGAAGCCGGACACTTCATGGCCAAAGATGGGGTGACCAGATTCCCAGCTGTGCTCGACCTGTTACGGTCGCGCTAG